In a genomic window of Occallatibacter riparius:
- a CDS encoding helix-turn-helix domain-containing protein — translation MKIGTTIRAHRLQRGLSQGDIEKKTGLLRCYLSRVENGHTVPSLDTLSKIAVALDLPISQFFAEDSLGQHMNKQKLSDDELKFLSQIRRYSSNLNDSDRKLLLAMVRKFATTATR, via the coding sequence ATGAAAATCGGCACAACGATCCGCGCCCACCGCCTGCAGCGTGGCCTCTCGCAGGGCGATATCGAAAAGAAGACGGGTTTGCTGCGTTGCTATCTATCTCGAGTCGAAAACGGCCACACCGTTCCATCGCTCGACACGCTATCCAAGATCGCCGTCGCCCTGGATTTGCCCATCTCGCAATTCTTCGCCGAAGACTCCCTCGGCCAACATATGAATAAACAGAAGCTCTCGGATGACGAGCTCAAGTTCCTTTCACAGATCCGCCGCTACTCGTCGAATCTCAACGACAGCGACCGCAAACTGCTGCTGGCCATGGTCCGCAAGTTCGCCACGACAGCTACGCGCTAG
- a CDS encoding DUF1634 domain-containing protein yields the protein MDDRRLETIMGNLLRVGVLLAAGLVTIGALVYLAQHYAGHISFHNFIEESADLRTVGGIFKLATQFNSLGLIQFGLLLLIATPVARVVFAVIGFALERDRLYVAVSAIVLVILVISLLHAT from the coding sequence ATGGACGATCGCCGTCTCGAAACCATCATGGGCAATCTGCTCCGCGTCGGAGTGTTACTCGCCGCTGGTCTTGTCACGATCGGAGCGCTGGTCTACCTGGCGCAGCACTATGCCGGCCACATCAGCTTCCACAACTTCATTGAAGAGTCAGCCGATCTCCGCACGGTCGGAGGCATCTTCAAGCTTGCCACCCAGTTCAACAGTCTTGGACTGATTCAGTTCGGCCTGCTGCTCCTTATCGCTACGCCCGTAGCCCGCGTCGTCTTCGCTGTCATTGGGTTCGCTCTCGAGCGCGACCGACTCTACGTCGCAGTCAGCGCCATCGTGCTCGTCATCCTAGTGATCAGCCTTCTGCACGCCACCTGA
- a CDS encoding DUF5522 domain-containing protein: MPSPPLLDPEDYYIENGLLVFTAAYHRKRGYCCGNACRHCPYDHVNVPGSQCPPDPDPNAEG, encoded by the coding sequence ATGCCGTCGCCGCCGCTTCTCGACCCCGAAGACTACTACATCGAAAACGGGCTACTTGTTTTCACCGCCGCATACCACCGGAAGCGCGGTTACTGCTGTGGCAACGCCTGCCGCCATTGCCCCTACGACCATGTCAACGTACCCGGCAGTCAGTGCCCACCTGATCCCGATCCCAACGCGGAAGGCTGA
- a CDS encoding KdsC family phosphatase codes for MSLTATERARRIKIIIFDVDGVLTDGTIWLVPAPGGTSAKVDQHMASADGVGFGVSSATMMEAKGYSAHDGAGISLARIGGLKCGVITKRISETVATRMRDLKMDYVYMGQAFKMRPIREIMEKEGVTLEEIAYVGDDVIDLPVMRQVGFAVAVENAREQVKAEAHYVTKHAGGYGGGRDAVDFILDAKGILNNCIETMIDESNPISPSMDIGNGVERA; via the coding sequence ATGAGTTTAACGGCAACTGAGCGGGCGCGGCGGATCAAAATCATCATCTTCGACGTGGATGGAGTGCTAACGGATGGCACCATTTGGCTGGTGCCTGCACCGGGCGGAACGAGTGCAAAGGTGGATCAGCACATGGCGTCGGCCGATGGTGTGGGTTTTGGCGTGTCATCCGCAACGATGATGGAGGCCAAGGGCTACTCGGCTCATGATGGTGCGGGCATTTCGCTGGCCCGGATCGGCGGGCTGAAGTGTGGCGTCATCACCAAGCGCATTTCAGAGACGGTTGCTACGCGCATGCGCGATCTGAAGATGGACTACGTCTACATGGGGCAGGCGTTCAAGATGCGGCCCATCCGCGAAATCATGGAGAAGGAAGGCGTGACGCTGGAAGAGATTGCTTATGTGGGCGACGACGTGATCGATCTTCCTGTGATGCGGCAGGTCGGCTTCGCGGTAGCGGTTGAGAATGCGCGCGAGCAGGTGAAGGCCGAGGCGCATTATGTGACGAAGCATGCCGGCGGATATGGCGGAGGGCGCGACGCCGTGGATTTCATCCTGGACGCGAAGGGGATTCTGAATAACTGCATCGAGACGATGATTGACGAGTCGAATCCAATCTCACCGTCGATGGACATTGGGAATGGCGTCGAACGCGCCTGA
- a CDS encoding VWA domain-containing protein produces MRELVRKALAVVAAISLLAPGGALSSAQQDQNQPAGGFVIHANAELVLTNVVARDAKTGEVVRDLKQSDFTVFENGKKQEIASFDFQSVEMATPLSEATVSGLAAGGVGDKALKVAKPEELRNHRLIVFFFDLTSMQPEDLDRSVDAAREFLKNKMSPADLIALVSLGDTLKVDQDFTADKDALIADVGIYNGTEGQGFAQGATANSNQTEDTTGYTPDESEYNDINTDRELFALRAVAKSLEKIQEKKSLLYFSGGISRDGIENQASLRAAVNAAVRANLAIYSVDTRGLQAVSPVGDASTGSLRGQGAYNGGALANNMSANFASQEVMATLSSDTGGKAFFDSNDFAPAFAQVQKDTSAYYAIGFHSTNPLRDGKYRKLTIKVNRPGVKLEYRQGYYAPADFAHSVKGDREQQLEEQLASDLPATDMSVYLDAMYFRLEENRFYVPVSLVVPGSQIPFVKGGDKDKATLDIIGTVMDEVKRPIGRARETVKLNLDRAVGARQKNIQYTTSFNLPAGKYHLKFVVRENQTGRMGSFEADIALPEMKKLPLKMSSIVLASARQPSKHDSPLVRNGEEYVPNISHVFRQDQHLYLLYEVYGPAKEKLAESAPKGTKAGVNVLSSLELLQGAAKVYETPVVKATTINVPGREAVAVELDVPLNGLKPGQYVCQLNVIDDAGGSFAFPRFAVLVRESVAQPSALGSGSGGH; encoded by the coding sequence ATGCGTGAGTTGGTGCGCAAGGCGTTGGCGGTGGTGGCAGCGATAAGTTTGCTTGCGCCGGGAGGAGCACTGTCGTCGGCGCAGCAGGACCAGAATCAGCCGGCTGGAGGATTCGTTATTCACGCGAATGCAGAGCTGGTGCTGACCAATGTTGTAGCGCGGGATGCAAAGACCGGCGAGGTGGTACGCGATCTGAAGCAGAGCGACTTTACTGTTTTTGAAAATGGCAAGAAGCAGGAGATTGCCTCCTTCGATTTTCAAAGCGTAGAAATGGCGACTCCGCTGAGCGAGGCGACGGTAAGCGGGCTAGCCGCTGGAGGCGTCGGTGACAAGGCCCTCAAGGTTGCGAAGCCTGAGGAGTTGCGGAATCACAGGCTGATCGTCTTCTTCTTCGATCTGACGTCGATGCAACCGGAGGACCTGGATCGCAGCGTGGATGCGGCGAGGGAGTTTCTCAAGAACAAGATGTCGCCGGCGGATTTGATTGCGCTTGTTTCGCTGGGCGACACGCTCAAGGTGGACCAGGATTTTACGGCCGACAAGGACGCGCTGATCGCCGACGTGGGGATTTACAACGGCACCGAAGGGCAAGGGTTCGCGCAGGGCGCAACGGCTAACTCGAACCAGACAGAAGATACAACGGGTTATACGCCGGACGAGAGCGAATACAACGACATCAATACAGACCGGGAGTTATTTGCGCTGCGGGCAGTGGCGAAGTCGCTCGAAAAGATACAAGAGAAGAAATCGCTCCTGTATTTCTCAGGCGGCATCTCGCGCGATGGGATTGAGAATCAGGCGTCCCTGCGGGCGGCGGTGAATGCCGCTGTGCGCGCGAATCTGGCGATTTATAGCGTTGACACCCGTGGGCTGCAGGCGGTTTCGCCGGTAGGCGATGCGTCAACGGGGAGCTTGCGCGGGCAGGGCGCGTACAACGGTGGCGCGCTCGCGAACAATATGAGTGCGAACTTTGCGTCGCAGGAGGTGATGGCGACGCTGAGCTCAGACACGGGCGGGAAGGCGTTCTTCGACTCGAACGATTTTGCGCCGGCGTTTGCACAGGTGCAGAAGGACACCTCGGCTTATTACGCGATCGGGTTTCACTCGACGAATCCTCTACGCGATGGGAAGTACCGCAAGCTGACAATCAAGGTAAACCGGCCGGGCGTGAAGCTGGAATATCGGCAGGGGTACTATGCGCCGGCGGACTTTGCGCACTCGGTTAAGGGGGACCGTGAGCAGCAGTTAGAAGAGCAGTTAGCGAGCGACTTACCAGCGACGGATATGTCGGTGTATCTGGATGCCATGTATTTCCGGCTGGAAGAGAACCGGTTTTACGTGCCGGTGTCTCTGGTAGTGCCGGGGTCGCAGATTCCCTTTGTGAAGGGCGGCGATAAGGACAAAGCAACGCTGGACATTATCGGCACAGTGATGGACGAGGTGAAGCGGCCCATCGGACGGGCGCGCGAAACGGTGAAGCTGAATCTCGATCGGGCCGTGGGCGCGCGGCAGAAGAATATCCAGTACACGACCAGCTTCAATCTGCCGGCGGGGAAGTACCACCTGAAGTTTGTGGTGCGTGAGAACCAGACGGGACGGATGGGGTCGTTCGAGGCGGATATTGCGCTGCCCGAGATGAAGAAGCTGCCCCTGAAAATGAGTTCCATCGTGCTGGCGAGCGCGCGGCAGCCGTCAAAGCATGACAGTCCGCTGGTGCGAAACGGCGAAGAGTACGTGCCGAATATCAGTCATGTGTTCCGCCAGGATCAGCATTTGTATCTCCTTTATGAGGTGTATGGGCCTGCGAAGGAGAAGCTTGCCGAGAGTGCGCCGAAGGGGACGAAGGCCGGCGTCAACGTGCTAAGCAGCCTGGAACTGCTGCAGGGGGCGGCGAAGGTGTATGAGACGCCCGTCGTAAAGGCCACAACCATCAATGTGCCGGGACGCGAGGCCGTAGCGGTGGAACTGGATGTTCCGCTGAATGGGTTGAAGCCGGGACAGTATGTGTGCCAGCTGAACGTAATTGACGATGCGGGGGGAAGCTTTGCGTTTCCTCGATTTGCGGTGCTGGTGAGAGAGTCGGTAGCTCAGCCTTCCGCGTTGGGATCGGGATCAGGTGGGCACTGA
- a CDS encoding ABC transporter permease translates to MTVLFQDVAYAFRQLRKTPAFTATVLLTLAIGIGANSAVFTLVNAILLHNLPVTDPKTLIRIGDKDDCCVNGGWNDNGDYSLFATDTYYMFKRSLPEFEELAAMESGYAWRPITVRRSGPQTVAKSFTGTFVSGNYFRVFGLSPAAGRLFVDADDQKGAPITAVMSYDAWMQDYGGDPGVIGGAFYINTKAATIIGVAPKGFYGDRIDTNPPKYFLPMNTMDTVIGAPYFNDPDSQWAYIIGRIKPGTSVPALQSKASELLKQAYAPLKTFSDQRAKKVLPLTHVVLSPGGGGIQNMQDGYKDHLKLLQWIAALVLLVACANIANLLLVRGMSRRAELSVRSALGAQRRRIVRQLLTESVLLSGIGGLLGLAVSYLGAHALLALAFPDQHNMPVAASPSPMVIGFAFALSLVTGILFGLAPALMAARTQPAEALRSNARTTAHGASFLQRSLVVLQAALSLVLLVAAGLFAQSLNKAQNVDMKLDTTNRYIAHINPQAAGYKNTEVEPLYQTIVDRFHGIPGVVKVGLSTYTPMEENNWSSGVKVQGEPDRNKGASWVKGTPEYFDSVGTHIVMGRGFTAQDTLKAPSVAVVNKEFVKQFFDNRNPIGHHFGFSGVSKTPQDGAHEIVGVVEDTTYTSVYWKDHAMYFLPLTQRAGLANDADPDNSIDKDLSMYAGAIVIQTAHPIDGFEKVVSDTLGSINPNLTIVKFQTFKQQIDDRFIEERLIARLTSLFGVLALLLAGIGLYGVTAYTVVRRTPEIGIRMALGAARGRVIRMVMRAAMLQTVAGLIIGIPVAVFCVRYVKSQLYEITSVNVPVMAVAIGVLILAAAIAGIIPARRAASIDPVRALRIE, encoded by the coding sequence ATGACGGTTCTGTTTCAGGATGTTGCATATGCATTCCGGCAATTGCGCAAGACGCCTGCATTTACCGCCACGGTGCTGCTCACGCTTGCGATCGGCATTGGGGCCAACTCGGCCGTGTTCACGCTGGTGAACGCCATCCTGCTACACAACCTGCCCGTAACAGATCCCAAGACCCTGATCCGGATAGGCGACAAAGACGACTGCTGCGTCAATGGCGGCTGGAACGACAACGGGGACTACTCCCTTTTTGCCACAGACACCTACTACATGTTCAAAAGGAGCCTGCCGGAGTTCGAGGAATTAGCAGCGATGGAGTCCGGGTACGCCTGGCGGCCCATCACCGTCCGCCGCTCGGGACCGCAGACCGTCGCAAAATCCTTCACCGGAACTTTCGTCTCAGGCAACTACTTCCGCGTCTTCGGCCTATCACCGGCTGCGGGTCGGCTCTTTGTGGATGCCGACGACCAGAAGGGTGCGCCCATTACCGCTGTGATGAGTTATGACGCATGGATGCAGGACTATGGCGGCGACCCGGGTGTGATCGGCGGCGCGTTCTACATCAATACCAAGGCCGCGACGATTATCGGCGTGGCTCCGAAGGGGTTCTACGGCGACCGCATCGATACCAATCCGCCCAAGTACTTCCTGCCCATGAATACGATGGACACGGTCATCGGCGCTCCATACTTCAACGATCCAGACTCGCAGTGGGCCTACATCATCGGCCGCATCAAGCCGGGAACCTCTGTGCCCGCCCTTCAGTCCAAAGCAAGCGAGTTGCTTAAACAGGCCTATGCGCCGCTCAAGACCTTCAGCGATCAGCGCGCAAAGAAGGTGCTCCCCCTCACCCACGTGGTGCTAAGCCCAGGCGGCGGGGGCATTCAGAACATGCAGGATGGTTACAAGGACCACCTCAAGCTGTTGCAGTGGATTGCGGCGCTTGTTCTCCTGGTCGCCTGCGCCAATATTGCCAATCTGCTTCTGGTCCGGGGGATGAGTCGCCGCGCGGAACTCTCCGTCCGTTCAGCGCTGGGTGCCCAGCGCCGTCGCATTGTGCGCCAGCTTTTGACGGAGAGCGTTCTGCTCTCCGGAATCGGCGGTCTGCTCGGCCTTGCAGTTTCTTACCTCGGAGCCCACGCGCTGCTGGCGCTTGCCTTTCCCGATCAGCACAACATGCCCGTCGCTGCCTCGCCTTCGCCGATGGTCATCGGATTCGCCTTCGCACTTTCGCTGGTCACGGGAATCCTTTTTGGACTTGCGCCAGCCTTGATGGCCGCCCGTACGCAGCCTGCTGAAGCCCTGCGCTCCAATGCCCGTACCACAGCACATGGAGCGTCTTTTTTGCAGCGGTCGCTCGTTGTTCTCCAGGCCGCCCTTTCCCTCGTGCTGCTCGTGGCGGCGGGTCTTTTTGCGCAGAGCCTCAACAAAGCCCAAAACGTGGACATGAAGCTCGATACCACCAACCGTTACATTGCTCACATCAATCCGCAGGCGGCGGGTTACAAAAACACTGAGGTCGAGCCCCTTTATCAGACAATCGTCGACCGTTTCCATGGCATCCCAGGCGTTGTCAAAGTTGGACTTTCAACCTACACGCCGATGGAGGAGAACAATTGGTCGTCTGGCGTGAAGGTCCAGGGAGAGCCGGACAGGAATAAGGGTGCGTCGTGGGTGAAAGGCACGCCGGAGTATTTCGATTCCGTTGGCACTCACATAGTCATGGGGCGTGGCTTCACGGCGCAGGACACTCTGAAAGCTCCGTCAGTCGCCGTAGTCAATAAGGAATTCGTCAAGCAGTTTTTCGACAACAGAAATCCTATCGGGCATCATTTCGGCTTTTCCGGAGTTTCCAAAACCCCGCAGGATGGGGCGCACGAGATTGTCGGGGTGGTAGAAGACACCACATACACCAGCGTTTACTGGAAGGACCATGCCATGTATTTCCTGCCGCTCACGCAGCGGGCTGGACTCGCCAACGACGCTGACCCAGACAACTCTATCGACAAAGACCTGTCGATGTACGCCGGAGCAATCGTCATCCAGACGGCGCACCCCATTGATGGCTTTGAAAAGGTCGTGTCCGACACACTGGGCAGTATCAATCCCAACCTCACGATCGTGAAGTTTCAGACTTTCAAACAGCAAATTGACGACCGCTTCATCGAAGAACGGCTCATTGCTCGTCTGACCTCGCTTTTCGGCGTTCTCGCCTTGCTGCTCGCTGGAATAGGCCTCTACGGCGTAACCGCCTATACCGTGGTGCGCCGCACACCGGAGATCGGCATCCGCATGGCTCTGGGGGCGGCTCGCGGCCGTGTCATCAGGATGGTGATGCGCGCTGCAATGCTGCAGACCGTAGCCGGCCTCATCATTGGCATTCCTGTAGCGGTCTTTTGCGTGCGCTATGTGAAATCGCAGCTTTATGAGATCACCAGCGTGAATGTGCCGGTCATGGCGGTTGCCATAGGAGTATTGATACTGGCGGCTGCTATTGCCGGCATCATCCCGGCGCGGCGGGCGGCCTCCATCGACCCAGTGCGCGCCTTGCGCATTGAATGA
- a CDS encoding TonB-dependent receptor codes for MRRAAGRAMVAVLCLAVAAAGAQVTGPPPTVGPTREAAPAVASGKLHGVVKSGSVPLPGVTVTAQNTLTGKRYSTLSDVTGAWSMAIPVNGRYVVRTEFAGFAQGAGEALLNAQSHDAEVKLDLMLASRAAAQQQQEAAQGDQAAQAIRQMAANGPQALNLMNAMTGAGDAATAGTGGAAGAALPLIAGNSDFAGESVAVSGQAGQVSPVAGVDMDRLRDTMETMRSQFGGDGVQGGGLFSGVSGGGPIMMGGGPGGFGGPGGFGGGRGNFRNFKPGQPHGAIFWMGSNSALNAEPFSLRGQQQEQPASGTNRFGLTFMGAPYIPGLTKPSGKDTVFLNVSGSRNSSPMDQYATVPTEAERAGNIPGLSGPITPVKEAEALLNYIPLPNLPGDTQNYHLLTTQQSNTNQVGVRYMRGIGANATPFGFGGRGGGGGRGGRTQTQGLRQSINFNYNWAHSASDDVNIEPILGGKTASDSNSFQAGYTLGKGKLTSIFNASWNRTDAKVKNFFTNTTDIATQVGVLGPDGGPLNASPLNWGLPSVTMSSFSGIDQVQPTFSIQQTISVSETLAWIYAKHNFRFGGDYRRVHRDFLGGSNATGTFYFTGYYTGSALGDFLLGEAQQTSIAAAESKSYLRDNVFDLYAQDDWRVKPGVTLLYGLRYEYFSPYTEKYNHLSMVDTNPAGAFTMVGQVQAGGASANYGQLPDSLVHPYGLAMAPRLGLAWHVPKLKQMVVRGGYGMNYTVTQYSTFAQSMAYQPPFANQQTNSAAVSCPDAHVACYTLANGFRGANAIGNYSVDPHYRLPYVQVWNVDVQKTLPWGVVLNVGYSGSKGSNLDVKIAPWATPQSPLTNPDKVPFYFEQYGASSHLNAGTVRVNKRLSSGIALGANYQYSHSIDDAGSVGGTGSVVAQNWQDIEADMGNSSFDVRHKVSGTYLYELPFGKDKFYFTTGKMSHILEGFSISGSYTFATGTPLTPTLQASQSDVGRAVTGTGRLDRMPGASLMQGGGTLHRWFNTDAFMVPVPDAYGNSFGTASRNLIPGPGIVQNNMSLSKTMQLGDTRSMEIRATADNVFNTVQYTGVDTTYATSHDSNVANAFGQVTSTGAMRSFQFMARFRF; via the coding sequence ATGAGGCGGGCGGCTGGACGGGCGATGGTGGCGGTGTTGTGCCTTGCGGTGGCGGCCGCCGGGGCGCAGGTTACTGGCCCGCCCCCGACCGTCGGCCCCACGAGAGAGGCGGCCCCCGCAGTTGCCAGCGGAAAGTTGCACGGTGTGGTGAAGAGCGGGAGTGTGCCGCTGCCGGGCGTGACCGTGACAGCGCAGAACACATTGACCGGGAAGCGCTATTCGACCCTATCGGATGTGACCGGCGCGTGGTCGATGGCGATACCAGTGAACGGGCGGTATGTAGTCCGAACGGAATTTGCGGGATTTGCGCAGGGCGCAGGCGAAGCGCTGCTGAATGCGCAGAGTCACGACGCCGAGGTGAAGCTGGATCTGATGCTGGCATCTCGGGCGGCGGCCCAACAACAGCAGGAGGCTGCGCAAGGCGATCAGGCGGCGCAGGCGATCCGTCAGATGGCAGCAAACGGGCCTCAGGCGTTGAACCTGATGAACGCGATGACCGGGGCGGGAGATGCGGCGACGGCCGGGACGGGAGGCGCGGCTGGCGCGGCGCTGCCTTTGATTGCGGGGAATTCGGATTTCGCGGGTGAGTCAGTGGCGGTGAGCGGGCAGGCGGGGCAGGTGAGCCCGGTGGCCGGCGTCGACATGGACCGGCTGCGCGACACGATGGAGACGATGCGATCGCAGTTCGGCGGGGATGGCGTGCAGGGTGGCGGGCTGTTCAGTGGAGTCTCTGGTGGCGGTCCGATCATGATGGGCGGCGGTCCTGGCGGGTTCGGCGGCCCTGGAGGATTTGGCGGGGGACGCGGCAACTTCAGGAACTTCAAGCCGGGGCAACCACACGGAGCAATCTTCTGGATGGGATCGAATTCGGCGCTGAATGCCGAGCCATTCAGCCTGCGCGGGCAGCAGCAGGAGCAGCCGGCGTCGGGAACGAACCGGTTCGGGCTTACCTTCATGGGGGCGCCGTACATTCCGGGCCTGACGAAACCCAGCGGGAAGGACACCGTGTTCCTGAACGTATCGGGGTCGCGGAATTCGAGCCCCATGGATCAGTACGCGACAGTGCCGACGGAGGCGGAGCGCGCCGGAAACATTCCGGGTTTGAGCGGGCCGATCACGCCGGTGAAGGAAGCAGAAGCGCTCCTCAACTACATTCCGCTGCCGAACTTGCCGGGTGATACGCAGAACTATCATCTGCTTACGACGCAGCAATCGAATACGAATCAGGTGGGCGTACGGTACATGCGCGGGATCGGTGCGAACGCCACGCCCTTCGGGTTTGGCGGCCGTGGCGGGGGTGGCGGCCGCGGCGGACGGACCCAGACACAAGGGCTGCGGCAGAGTATCAACTTCAATTACAACTGGGCGCACTCGGCCAGCGATGATGTGAATATCGAGCCGATTCTCGGGGGGAAGACGGCGTCGGACTCAAATTCATTTCAGGCGGGTTACACGCTGGGCAAAGGAAAGCTGACGAGCATCTTCAATGCAAGCTGGAATCGCACCGATGCGAAGGTAAAGAACTTTTTCACAAATACCACGGATATTGCGACGCAGGTTGGCGTTCTGGGGCCGGACGGCGGGCCGCTCAATGCAAGCCCTCTCAACTGGGGCTTGCCGTCGGTTACCATGTCGAGTTTTTCGGGGATCGACCAGGTGCAGCCAACTTTTTCGATTCAGCAGACAATTTCGGTGTCGGAGACGCTGGCCTGGATTTATGCGAAGCATAACTTCCGCTTTGGCGGGGATTACCGGAGAGTGCATCGCGACTTTCTGGGCGGGAGCAATGCGACTGGAACCTTCTATTTCACGGGGTACTACACCGGGTCTGCCCTGGGAGACTTTTTGCTCGGCGAGGCGCAGCAGACTTCGATTGCCGCGGCGGAGAGCAAGAGCTATCTGCGAGACAACGTCTTCGACTTATATGCGCAGGATGACTGGCGGGTTAAGCCGGGTGTGACTCTGCTCTATGGACTCAGGTATGAGTACTTCTCGCCGTATACGGAGAAATACAACCATCTATCGATGGTGGATACGAATCCGGCAGGAGCATTTACGATGGTCGGCCAGGTGCAGGCCGGTGGAGCGAGTGCGAACTACGGTCAGCTTCCGGATTCTCTGGTGCATCCGTACGGTCTGGCGATGGCGCCGCGGCTTGGCTTGGCGTGGCACGTGCCCAAGCTGAAGCAGATGGTGGTGCGTGGCGGCTATGGGATGAACTATACGGTCACCCAGTATTCGACGTTTGCGCAGTCGATGGCATATCAGCCTCCGTTTGCCAATCAGCAGACGAACAGCGCGGCGGTTTCGTGCCCGGATGCGCATGTTGCCTGCTACACGCTTGCGAATGGCTTTCGCGGCGCAAACGCGATCGGGAACTACTCAGTGGATCCGCATTACCGGCTGCCCTATGTGCAGGTGTGGAATGTGGATGTGCAGAAGACGCTGCCATGGGGAGTGGTGTTGAACGTTGGCTACAGCGGGTCGAAGGGTTCCAATCTCGACGTGAAGATCGCGCCGTGGGCGACGCCTCAGAGCCCGCTGACGAATCCAGACAAGGTGCCATTCTATTTCGAGCAATACGGCGCATCTTCGCATTTAAATGCGGGCACGGTGCGAGTGAACAAGCGGCTCTCGAGCGGAATTGCACTGGGAGCAAATTACCAGTACTCGCATTCGATTGACGATGCGGGCTCTGTGGGCGGAACAGGCAGCGTGGTGGCGCAGAACTGGCAGGACATCGAAGCGGACATGGGTAACTCGAGCTTCGATGTGCGGCACAAGGTTAGCGGGACTTATCTGTACGAACTGCCGTTCGGAAAAGACAAGTTCTACTTCACGACGGGGAAGATGTCGCACATTCTCGAGGGCTTCTCGATTTCGGGGAGTTACACGTTCGCTACGGGAACGCCGCTTACGCCGACGCTGCAGGCCAGCCAGTCGGACGTCGGCCGGGCGGTTACGGGAACCGGAAGGCTCGATCGCATGCCCGGTGCCTCGCTCATGCAGGGTGGGGGTACGCTGCACCGCTGGTTTAATACCGATGCATTTATGGTGCCGGTGCCGGATGCATACGGCAATTCGTTCGGGACGGCTTCGCGGAATCTGATTCCAGGACCGGGGATTGTGCAGAACAACATGTCGCTTTCAAAGACCATGCAATTGGGCGATACGCGCAGCATGGAGATCCGCGCGACCGCGGACAACGTGTTCAACACCGTTCAGTACACGGGCGTGGATACTACCTATGCAACAAGCCATGACTCGAATGTGGCGAACGCCTTCGGACAAGTGACGTCGACAGGTGCTATGCGGTCGTTTCAATTTATGGCAAGGTTTCGCTTTTGA
- a CDS encoding GNAT family N-acetyltransferase, which produces MAPAQPNFIDLTPASNPDVIASARALLLDYGRFVVSNPAAARFCLASLEEEAANLPGSYSDIGGGSLLALMNDLPSGFVAWRPAPGLLADHSWELKRLWIVPQTRGSGLGRALTQAVLDRAQTAERNAVYLDTLPSAMPAAHRLYLDMGFTPCAAYNDNPIPDLAYLVKHLV; this is translated from the coding sequence ATGGCGCCGGCCCAACCCAATTTCATCGACCTCACACCCGCCAGTAACCCAGACGTTATCGCCTCCGCTCGCGCACTCCTCCTCGACTACGGCCGATTTGTCGTCAGCAACCCCGCTGCTGCCCGCTTCTGTCTCGCCTCGCTTGAAGAGGAAGCTGCGAATCTACCCGGCAGCTATAGCGATATCGGCGGCGGCTCGCTTCTCGCGCTCATGAATGACCTACCCTCCGGTTTTGTCGCTTGGCGGCCCGCCCCCGGGCTTCTCGCTGATCATTCCTGGGAACTCAAGCGCCTCTGGATCGTCCCGCAAACCCGCGGCTCCGGCCTGGGCCGCGCTCTCACCCAAGCCGTCCTCGATCGCGCGCAAACCGCTGAACGCAATGCCGTTTACCTCGACACCTTACCAAGCGCCATGCCCGCCGCCCACCGCCTCTATCTCGATATGGGCTTCACTCCCTGCGCCGCCTATAACGACAACCCGATTCCCGATCTCGCTTATCTTGTAAAACACCTCGTTTGA